tgtttaaaaaaaatggtacgAAAATTGGTTTGTTGTATTAGAAtctttattgaaataaaattgaatttatctCTTGTTATAAGCTTCATCTTGAACTTGTGTCTTCTTTTGAAGGACATTTGTTAGAGTAAAGTCTAACCCTCAATTAAGTGttttttaacaacaaattataaaatatgaatatgtttTAAGCGTATAATGATATAATTTATAGGAAATGCTAAACAGTCCCCAAAAGATGTTGTTTAAGGTAATtaatgatcattgattttactactagtaaaatttgaaataattaactCCACTAATTAATGATTATTGATTGTAATGCACtttttaagattaattttttaaataatcaaatgtttgatgaaatatcttctaataataagatatttgttaatttaataaagatattaaTGTATGTCAATATAATATGACATTTTGTAAATAAGAAACACCATATCATCTAATATTTacatagttttaaaaaaaagtattaacaATTTTATCCATGTTATTaacatttgttttaatatttataaataatatattttttttcaatatgttTTATCTATCAGTATAATATTTATGAACatttttatcttctaaataaaataaaattatattaattattattgaaatcaTAATTCATCTCTAATATcacaattaactataaaattttgtaaaattcaatacttattaattattattaaccaAATGGACCGATTACCATACCCATTATTTATATACACAAAACATCATGATTCTTTACAAATGAAGTGTTTTTGacaataaattatgaattatttaatattgCATAAAATACGTTTAATACATATTTACATATCTAAGTGAACATAGACAAACTTGAACATGAAAGtttatgaaaaacaataaatatacaaaattagaatattgaattgtgttttaaaattttgcagTTTATAGTTTGTGTCGTTGGATAATGTAAGGTGAGATATATGAATAAATGATGATTTATCAAATGCTTTCCTACACATCAAAAGAATCTTTGTGAAaactgtaaaaaaaataattaatacacaATGTCAGTTTTATTCTTATATACTTTATATGCTTAAAAGTTTTCACACTCCTATTGAatgaaaagtataaataaaagttattgaaGATTCCCTGAGTGCTCAATTTTACggttgaaaataattttgtaatgttactttaaatttataaaaacttcaAAAAGATTATATTCTTAATTGAAAGTTATTTAGGTGATTagtctaaataaataaataaataaaaagtgattaTGATGCATCGTACGTAGACggttattattcttttattcgaaaaaaagtattattgatAGGCTCTTTTAAAAAGTTGATgccattttctttcttgtgttcaACTTGTTCTATTATTCCTTCCTTTTTTTCTCCATCGAATTCAActttattcttcttctcttcaatttctataatattaatttattctctttctcttccttcttaTCTATATAAACTCCCTCACTTCTTCTTCGCTCACAGAAAGTATCcataacaaataactttttttttgcaGATTTTCTACAATGCCTTTCAAGAAGCCTCATCACACCTCTGACAAGAACTGCATAACAAAGGCAagtatatatgttttcttttccagtcatatatatatatatatatatatatatatatatatatattgatagaattaaaattgtgaaatgatgaagtaaagtattatataaatataagatttgttaatatgtttcttatattgaaattggtgtgaattttttatatagttagatttatattttattgatgttgAGTCTGTTAGTGAATCTCTTCTCTATagaccatatatatatatatatatatatatatatatatatatatatatatatatatatatatatatatatatatatatatatactcacaAACTAAAAATTTAGGATGAGCAACATAAAATGTTTTTTGGAACAAGAATTTATATGTACAATAGTAAATCAGTTTGTTAAGAAGATAGTTTTTCTTGCTACTTATATTTTCTGATAGAAGGAACAATATGTCATAATCGAATGCAAATAACTAGTTATGGGAAGGGGCTATTATCTATCAACtatatcaataattaatctAAGAAATTTCTCTAATTCTCTTTATTGTAATTTCTTtcagaaaacattttttttatttacaaaactattattttttgttatataaaaaattgtttagtattttttccttttatttgtgTGTCGTAAAAGTTTTTAGTGATACTCAGACCGGTTTTTTTTCTTGAGTTATAAAGGTAAACCATCATATTGCTATATTATTTtctactttcaatttttttataaaacacaaaaggaatatttttatattttaatgcaAGTACTGAAACTGAAATCAATTTGcgtatacaaaattaaaattaattgttttccTCATACCAAAAACAGACACTCATTTGATACATAAACCTAAAATCAATATTCAAGTTTCACAGCTGTAACtatagaaaaattattcatGCACATCTACAATATCCATGAACACTTGAGATATACttagagaaaacaaaagattatagatctataaaatatatataatgataagatgagaaatataagaaaaaaaataaatatttgatatatgtaATAAAGATATTTAACTATACTTTGCCGTAACAGTAACAATAACAATGTGCAGGATGGCGACAAGTTCGTAATACTTCCCAGAGGACTCAACATTGTGTGGGGAAATGATTCTCGATACTGGAAAATACCAGAGTGAGTATTGTCATCATATCAACTACGTTGTTATTTAAGaatggttatatatatatatatatatatatatatatatatatatatatatatatatatatatatatatatatatatatatatatatatatatatatatatatatatatatatatatatatatatatatatattaaaaaactgtGTTTCTTCTAAATGTTATAAAGTATTTAGTCTTGTATTTGGGTTAATTTTATGTGAGTTGGAtgaaatactttataatttaatttaaaaattaaatacaattattcataatagaatagaaataaaaaatatacttaaccTTTTTAAGAATCaccattataattattatacttatttcaatatttttgttttgaattttttttcattatgattTCATCATTTATGTTTTCAATCAAACTATCAGGTTTGAAATATGTAAGCtatcattaaatttataattatgaagattcaagttatatttatttttagacttaattagtgataatatttatatttatttataattatgaaattaattccaacttttactaaaaaaataaaaacatatttaatcctaaaaataTTTCCATATGTcttaaattaacaataatactATTCAGAAAGGTTAGATATTAAGATTTGaattatcttttcttttgtaatctctcttattttaaaacatattttgaaacgtaaataactcaaattttaaaaggtgacaaattcaaattttaacacataataattttaaaagacattaacgttaatttaatattaatgttcagattaattttttttacaaaattgaaaactcactttcttaaaaaaaataaagattaaatgtagtaaaaaatatataaaagaaaataaaaccaaaaatgaaattaaagttatttttttaagaagcATGATAGACACATAGAGGTTAATTTTGAGGAGAGGTTGAAGGAAAGTATAATGATTTCAGGCAAGGTCCTGCGGAACTTACACAAGTTTCATGGCTGGAGGTATCCGGTGTGGTACCCATAACAAAAGCAGCGACATATTCTGTTTCATTTGAGGTTAACGTTAAAGAAGATGGATTTGGATGGAAGGGCACAGATGTTCTTGTGATGGCTAAAATCGGTAAAACCGGAAAATATAGGTTTAAAGTAAACAATCTAAGTCCTGGTCAGAACATCGTCATTCCCTCCGAACAACTTGAGATTCCTGTGGTCGGCCCATCGGATCTTCATTTTGGACTTTATGAAGTCTGGAGCGGAAAATGGAAGGGAGGCCTTGAAATTATCAAAGCTGTGGTCCAACCTCTGCCATAACTTCATCACCTTCTTGTTATGTGTATTCTCTGCACCACACACATTATTCAAATAATTCCATACTTATATCTGTaataaatattctattttaaatctttttctttcgAAAATCTCTACTTTTTCAAATCAACTTTACCTTTTTCCTCTGCAAAACAACTTCTTCTCACTCTACTTTCTATCCCATCGCTTCTATTTCTTATAATGCAATCATACAATTTATGGTTAGTTTCatcagtttaaaaaataatgtgaaaaagGTTGTACATTTCAGTCctttctttattaataaaatattatttattgataaaaaataataataaagaattatcGATGAAGGTCAAAGACAAGGAAATGGACTTTGATATGAAAGGTTCAGTTATTAGATGTGAGGGTCCTTCGTTGGtccaaactaaaataaaatgttttagtgTAATGAACTCGTTTCTAGAGattattgattaaataaaattagtattgGTAACGACATATCTTTATAAATCATTCatatctaaataatttttattactaaacttttaatttattttattctacaaATTTTCTTGATTACTTGGGAGTGTGAGATCTTTGTGGAGATAATACagtggaagaaaatgaaaaagtaatgcgtaattttctttttacgaTGTTGATTACACAAGCTGgcattaacttttaattttttattattattttcataaggCATGAACGtcaaaagaaaaactaatgacttaaaatctttttaattaaagttagcGATTTCTTTTATTGGTGATTAAAAATTTCCTTTGATGATGATTCTTCGGTTATtgttaataaaactaatatcgaaaatcaaatatttttagtgaCAACTTCAATCATTTGTAAACAATGATTTTACTGATAATTGTTGTTATACGTAATAAACTCATTTTATGAAGTTaatcatcaaataaaattagtaattgAAACAAGGCATTTCTATATcatgtattatttttcttttataaattatttccaATTGATATGAGTGGAAGAGTGTGGGGTTTTTCTAAAGAAAATAGGTAAAAGAATAGGGTGAAATgagaaaaaagttattaactCTCTTTTTGCTTAACCTAACAAACCCATATTAGAGAGCTTTTGTTCATACTAAAGTAAAATATAGGATTATATA
This Vigna angularis cultivar LongXiaoDou No.4 chromosome 4, ASM1680809v1, whole genome shotgun sequence DNA region includes the following protein-coding sequences:
- the LOC108331090 gene encoding protein PHLOEM PROTEIN 2-LIKE A9, giving the protein MPFKKPHHTSDKNCITKDGDKFVILPRGLNIVWGNDSRYWKIPEQGPAELTQVSWLEVSGVVPITKAATYSVSFEVNVKEDGFGWKGTDVLVMAKIGKTGKYRFKVNNLSPGQNIVIPSEQLEIPVVGPSDLHFGLYEVWSGKWKGGLEIIKAVVQPLP